From Bifidobacterium sp. ESL0790, one genomic window encodes:
- a CDS encoding proline--tRNA ligase, translating into MSTMFLRTLREDPADADVDSARLLQRAGYIRKAAPGIWTWLPLGLNVLNKIEAVIREEMNGIGGQEVHFPALLPKEPYEATHRWEEYGENIFRLKDRHEADYLLAPTHEEMFTLLVKDMYSSYKDLPVTLYQIQTKYRDEFRPRAGLVRGREFIMEDGYSFTIDEDGLKKAYVEERDAYERIFKRLDLGYIMVHAVSGPMGGFESQEFLSPMAIGEDTFAKAPSGKAWNVEALTTPEVLAIDCSKTPAMSLRDLPDAGSIDEMVSQCDKLYPREDGRGWAQTDMLKNVVIAVKHPGEPDDEIEEHRKPWREVVVVALPGDRQIDMKRLEAQFAPAEIEEANEADLKAHPELVKGYIGPKVLGPQARVEGSAIKDPVRYLVDAHIAEGSAWVTGGDKDGVDAFDMVYGRDFKADGTVEATEVRNGDMSPDGSGPLSFERGVEIGQVFQLGLKYSEALGLKVLNQNGKAVPVWMGSYGIGVSRVMACIAETHHDEKGLAWPVNIAPAAVHVVATGKKDEAFDGAEKLVAELEAKGLEVIYDDRKKVSPGVKFKDAELLGVPLVAVVGRDFLNDGTIEVRDRNGENMVKVPAAKAAQTLAERYAAMR; encoded by the coding sequence ATGTCCACCATGTTCCTGCGCACGCTGCGCGAGGACCCCGCCGACGCCGACGTCGATTCGGCGCGCCTGCTCCAGCGAGCCGGCTATATCCGCAAGGCCGCGCCCGGCATCTGGACTTGGCTGCCGCTTGGTTTGAACGTCCTCAACAAGATCGAGGCCGTGATCCGCGAGGAGATGAACGGCATCGGCGGCCAGGAAGTCCATTTCCCGGCCCTGCTGCCGAAAGAGCCCTATGAAGCAACGCATCGTTGGGAGGAATACGGCGAAAACATCTTCCGTCTGAAGGACCGCCACGAGGCCGATTACCTGCTCGCCCCGACCCACGAGGAAATGTTCACCCTGCTGGTCAAGGACATGTACTCCTCGTACAAGGACCTGCCCGTCACGCTCTACCAGATCCAGACCAAGTACCGCGACGAGTTCCGCCCACGCGCCGGCCTCGTGCGCGGCCGTGAGTTCATCATGGAGGACGGCTACTCCTTCACCATCGACGAAGACGGGCTCAAGAAGGCCTACGTCGAGGAGCGCGACGCCTACGAGCGCATCTTCAAGCGCCTCGACTTGGGTTACATCATGGTCCACGCGGTCTCCGGCCCGATGGGCGGTTTCGAGTCGCAGGAGTTTCTGTCGCCGATGGCCATCGGGGAGGACACGTTCGCCAAGGCGCCGAGCGGCAAGGCATGGAACGTCGAAGCGCTGACGACACCTGAGGTCCTGGCCATCGATTGCTCCAAGACCCCGGCGATGAGTCTGCGCGACCTGCCCGACGCCGGCAGCATCGACGAGATGGTCAGCCAGTGCGACAAGCTCTATCCGCGCGAGGACGGCCGCGGCTGGGCGCAGACCGATATGCTCAAGAACGTGGTCATTGCGGTCAAGCACCCCGGCGAGCCTGATGACGAGATTGAAGAGCACCGCAAGCCATGGCGCGAGGTCGTCGTCGTGGCGCTGCCCGGCGATCGCCAGATCGACATGAAGCGTCTCGAGGCGCAGTTCGCGCCCGCCGAGATCGAGGAGGCCAATGAGGCTGACCTGAAGGCTCACCCGGAACTGGTCAAGGGCTATATCGGGCCCAAGGTGCTCGGTCCGCAAGCGCGCGTCGAGGGTTCCGCCATCAAGGATCCGGTGCGTTACTTGGTCGACGCTCATATCGCCGAGGGCTCCGCATGGGTCACCGGTGGCGACAAGGATGGTGTCGACGCCTTCGACATGGTCTATGGCCGTGATTTCAAGGCCGATGGCACCGTCGAGGCCACCGAGGTGCGCAATGGCGACATGAGCCCGGACGGCTCCGGCCCGCTGAGCTTCGAGCGCGGCGTGGAGATCGGACAGGTCTTCCAGCTCGGTCTCAAGTATTCCGAGGCGCTGGGCCTCAAGGTCCTGAATCAGAACGGCAAGGCCGTGCCGGTGTGGATGGGCAGCTATGGCATCGGCGTCTCGCGCGTCATGGCCTGCATCGCCGAGACCCACCACGATGAGAAGGGCCTGGCCTGGCCGGTCAACATCGCGCCCGCCGCGGTGCATGTGGTCGCCACGGGCAAGAAGGACGAGGCGTTCGACGGTGCCGAAAAGCTGGTCGCCGAGCTTGAGGCCAAGGGTCTTGAGGTCATCTACGACGACCGCAAGAAGGTCTCGCCTGGTGTCAAGTTCAAGGACGCCGAGCTGCTCGGCGTGCCGCTGGTCGCCGTGGTCGGCCGCGACTTCCTCAACGACGGCACCATCGAGGTGCGTGACCGCAACGGCGAGAACATGGTCAAGGTGCCTGCTGCCAAAGCCGCCCAGACCTTGGCCGAGCGGTATGCGGCAATGCGGTAA
- a CDS encoding 3-hydroxyacyl-CoA dehydrogenase has product MQNLTVLGTGVLGSQIIFQSAYMGKNVVAYDISDEILSKLPERWEYLKKQYKNDIPDATDEKLDAAVSRIRATADIKDALKDADIVIEAVPERLDIKQDTWKKVSENAPAKTVFCTNSSTLLPSKMAPFTDRPEKFLSLHFANEIWKFNTGEVMAQPKTDPAVFEEVAQFAKEIGMVPIRVKKEQPGYLLNSLLVPLLNAAADLWVRGVASAEDIDATWRIATGAPAGPFQIYDTVGMMTPYNLSKDSKDPVQREFAERIKKEYIDKGKLGKSTGHGFYDYE; this is encoded by the coding sequence ATGCAGAATCTAACCGTTTTGGGCACTGGTGTGCTGGGCTCCCAGATCATTTTCCAGTCCGCCTACATGGGCAAGAACGTGGTGGCCTACGATATCAGCGACGAGATCCTCTCGAAGCTCCCGGAGCGCTGGGAATATCTGAAGAAGCAGTACAAGAACGACATTCCCGACGCCACCGACGAGAAGCTCGACGCCGCGGTCTCGCGCATTCGCGCCACCGCTGATATCAAGGATGCGCTCAAGGACGCCGACATCGTCATCGAGGCTGTTCCCGAGCGTCTTGACATCAAGCAGGACACCTGGAAGAAGGTCAGCGAGAACGCGCCGGCCAAGACCGTCTTCTGCACCAACTCCTCGACGCTGCTGCCGAGCAAGATGGCGCCGTTCACCGACCGCCCCGAGAAGTTCCTGAGCCTGCACTTCGCCAACGAGATCTGGAAGTTCAACACCGGCGAGGTCATGGCCCAGCCGAAGACCGATCCGGCCGTGTTCGAAGAGGTCGCACAGTTCGCCAAGGAGATCGGCATGGTCCCGATCCGCGTGAAGAAGGAGCAGCCGGGCTACCTGCTCAACTCGCTGCTGGTGCCGCTGCTCAACGCCGCCGCGGACCTGTGGGTGCGAGGCGTGGCTTCCGCCGAGGACATCGACGCCACCTGGCGCATCGCCACCGGCGCCCCCGCCGGTCCGTTCCAGATTTACGACACCGTCGGCATGATGACTCCCTACAACCTCTCCAAGGACAGCAAGGACCCGGTGCAACGCGAGTTCGCCGAGCGCATCAAGAAGGAGTACATCGACAAGGGCAAGCTGGGCAAGTCCACCGGCCACGGCTTCTACGACTATGAGTGA
- a CDS encoding 3-hydroxyacyl-CoA dehydrogenase, which produces MMQNLTVLGTGNLGSQIIFQSAYHGKNVTAYDISDEVLAKLPARWEQLKECYKRDVEGATDEKLDAAVAHIRPTADMKDALKDADIVIEAVPERLDIKQDTWKKVSENAPAKTIFCTNSSTLPPSKLVSFTDRPEKFLCLHFANEVWKYNIGEVMMQPKTDPAVFEQVAQFAEEIGMVPIRIYKEQPGYVVNSLSVPLLDAGGDLWVRGVASFEDIDKTWRIATGSPMGPFQLIDFVGMMTPYNLMKDSPNPVKKEFARRLKVDYIDKGRLGKINGHGFYDYE; this is translated from the coding sequence ATGATGCAGAATCTAACGGTTTTGGGCACGGGTAATCTTGGGTCTCAGATTATTTTCCAGTCCGCGTACCATGGCAAGAACGTGACGGCCTACGATATCAGCGACGAGGTCCTGGCGAAGTTGCCGGCCCGCTGGGAGCAGCTCAAGGAATGCTACAAGCGTGATGTCGAAGGTGCGACGGACGAGAAGCTCGATGCGGCGGTGGCCCACATCCGCCCGACCGCCGATATGAAGGATGCCCTGAAGGACGCCGACATCGTGATCGAGGCCGTTCCCGAAAGACTGGACATCAAGCAGGACACCTGGAAGAAGGTCAGTGAGAACGCGCCGGCCAAGACGATCTTCTGCACCAACTCCTCGACCTTGCCGCCAAGCAAGCTCGTCTCGTTCACCGATCGTCCTGAGAAGTTCCTGTGCCTGCATTTCGCCAATGAGGTGTGGAAATACAACATCGGCGAGGTGATGATGCAGCCGAAGACCGACCCGGCCGTCTTCGAGCAGGTCGCGCAGTTCGCCGAGGAGATCGGCATGGTCCCGATTCGTATCTATAAGGAGCAGCCGGGCTATGTGGTCAACTCCCTGTCGGTGCCGCTGCTTGACGCCGGCGGTGACTTGTGGGTGCGTGGTGTGGCCTCGTTCGAGGACATCGACAAGACCTGGCGCATCGCCACCGGCTCGCCCATGGGGCCGTTCCAGCTGATCGACTTCGTCGGCATGATGACGCCGTACAACCTGATGAAGGATTCCCCGAATCCGGTCAAGAAGGAATTCGCCCGTCGTCTCAAGGTGGATTACATCGACAAGGGGCGTCTGGGCAAGATCAACGGCCACGGCTTCTACGACTATGAGTGA
- the orn gene encoding oligoribonuclease — MVNAQDDETYSAADSRLIWIDCEMTGLDIFGGDELVEVSVVPTDFDLNVLDEGVDFVIKPSQKAVDHMGDFVRAMHTRSGLINEWENGLSLADAEKKVTEYVARFTPDGVKPLLAGNTIGSDKKFLDHFMPDFMSHLHYRSIDVSTIKELARRWYPAVYMNRPPKNGGHRALADIIESLDELRYYREAFMAPSPGPDEAEAKKIEADIEATSLINK, encoded by the coding sequence ATGGTGAATGCTCAGGATGACGAGACGTATTCGGCGGCGGATTCGCGGCTGATCTGGATTGATTGCGAGATGACCGGGCTCGATATCTTCGGCGGCGACGAGCTGGTCGAGGTCTCCGTGGTGCCGACCGATTTCGATTTGAACGTGCTCGACGAGGGCGTGGACTTTGTCATCAAGCCGTCGCAGAAGGCCGTCGACCACATGGGCGACTTCGTGCGCGCGATGCACACCCGTTCCGGCCTGATCAACGAGTGGGAGAACGGACTGAGCCTGGCCGATGCCGAGAAGAAGGTCACCGAGTACGTCGCCCGATTTACTCCTGATGGGGTCAAGCCGCTGCTCGCCGGCAACACCATCGGCAGCGACAAGAAGTTCCTCGACCACTTCATGCCCGATTTTATGAGCCACCTGCACTATCGCAGCATCGACGTGAGCACCATCAAGGAGCTGGCGCGTCGTTGGTATCCGGCGGTCTACATGAACCGTCCGCCCAAGAACGGTGGTCATCGTGCGCTCGCCGACATCATCGAGTCGCTGGACGAGCTGCGCTACTATCGTGAGGCCTTCATGGCCCCGTCACCCGGCCCGGACGAGGCAGAAGCCAAGAAGATCGAGGCCGATATCGAGGCCACGAGTCTCATCAACAAGTAG
- the guaB gene encoding IMP dehydrogenase, protein MAINPQSDIQSSYNPLPPVFQKLGLAYDDVLLLPNETDVIPSQVDTTTHLTREITMKVPVLSAAMDTVTESDMAIAMARNGGIGVLHRNLSIDDQASQVDIVKRSESGMITNPLTVNPEATLADLDKQCGRFHISGLPVVDNDNKLLGIITNRDMRFIDPDDYEHLKVKDVMTKEGLITGPANISRADAHDLLAKYKVEKLPLVDKEGKLAGLITVKDFVKTEQYPDATKDDQGRLRVAAGIGFLGDAWQRASALMEAGVDVLVVDTANGEAHLALDMIKRLKSDSAFNGVQIIGGNVATASGAQAMIDAGVDAVKVGVGPGSICTTRVVAGIGVPQLTAVYDAAQVCRAAGVPCIADGGIHYSGDIAKALVAGASTVMLGGALAGCDETPGEKVLLHGKQYKLYRGMGSLGAMAPRGKKSYSKDRYFQADVTSKDKVIPEGVEGEVPYRGSLNAVLYQMIGGLHQSMFYIGAHNIKEMAEKGRFIRITTAGLRESHPHDIVMTTEAPNYSGFHND, encoded by the coding sequence ATGGCTATAAATCCTCAATCTGATATCCAGTCATCCTACAATCCGTTGCCTCCCGTTTTCCAAAAGCTGGGACTGGCATATGACGACGTCCTGCTGCTCCCCAACGAGACCGACGTCATCCCCTCGCAGGTCGACACGACCACGCATCTGACCCGTGAGATCACCATGAAGGTCCCGGTGCTCTCGGCCGCCATGGACACGGTCACCGAATCCGACATGGCGATCGCGATGGCCCGCAACGGCGGCATCGGCGTGCTGCACCGCAACCTCTCCATCGACGACCAGGCCTCGCAGGTCGACATCGTCAAGCGCAGCGAGTCGGGCATGATCACCAACCCGCTCACCGTCAACCCCGAGGCCACCCTTGCCGATCTCGACAAGCAGTGTGGCCGTTTCCATATCTCGGGCCTGCCCGTGGTCGACAACGACAACAAGCTGCTCGGCATCATCACCAACCGTGACATGCGCTTCATCGATCCCGATGACTACGAGCACCTCAAGGTCAAGGACGTGATGACCAAGGAGGGACTCATCACCGGTCCCGCCAATATTTCCCGCGCCGACGCCCACGACCTGCTCGCCAAGTACAAGGTCGAGAAGCTGCCGTTGGTCGACAAGGAAGGCAAGCTCGCCGGCCTCATCACCGTCAAGGACTTCGTGAAGACCGAGCAGTACCCCGACGCCACCAAGGACGACCAAGGCCGTCTGCGGGTCGCCGCGGGCATCGGCTTCCTCGGCGACGCCTGGCAGCGCGCCTCCGCGCTGATGGAGGCGGGCGTCGACGTGCTGGTAGTCGACACGGCCAACGGCGAGGCGCACCTGGCGCTCGACATGATCAAGCGGCTCAAGTCCGACAGCGCCTTCAACGGCGTGCAGATTATCGGCGGCAACGTGGCCACGGCCTCGGGCGCGCAGGCGATGATCGACGCCGGCGTGGACGCGGTGAAGGTCGGTGTGGGCCCCGGCTCCATCTGCACCACACGCGTGGTCGCCGGCATCGGCGTGCCGCAGCTCACCGCCGTCTATGACGCGGCCCAGGTCTGCCGCGCGGCGGGCGTGCCTTGCATCGCCGACGGTGGCATCCACTACTCCGGCGACATCGCCAAGGCGCTTGTGGCCGGTGCCTCCACCGTCATGCTCGGCGGCGCGCTCGCCGGCTGCGACGAGACTCCAGGTGAGAAGGTGCTGCTGCACGGCAAGCAGTACAAGCTCTACCGTGGCATGGGCTCGCTGGGCGCGATGGCCCCGCGTGGCAAGAAGTCCTACTCCAAGGACCGTTACTTCCAGGCCGACGTCACCAGCAAAGACAAGGTCATCCCCGAAGGCGTGGAGGGCGAGGTGCCGTATCGCGGCTCGCTCAACGCGGTGCTCTACCAGATGATTGGCGGCCTGCACCAGTCGATGTTCTACATCGGCGCGCACAACATCAAGGAGATGGCCGAGAAGGGCCGCTTCATCCGCATCACCACCGCCGGGCTGCGCGAATCGCACCCGCACGACATCGTGATGACGACGGAGGCCCCCAACTACAGCGGTTTCCACAACGACTGA
- a CDS encoding MraY family glycosyltransferase, translating into MRVYLFIAAIAGGATWLVTPLVRHLAIELGAVGEVRARDVHTVPTPRMGGLAMLIGLIVSVLFASKMPLISGLFVGSHQAWIVLAGAVLICLLGIADDLWDLDWMLKLAGQLLISVFVAWGGVQIIFLPFGSLVTASPSISMAITAFLIVASINAVNFVDGLDGLSSGIVAIGGIAFGAYSYILARSSPSYASMATMFDMALVGICVGFLLHNWHPAKLFMGDSGSMLLGYLITCASIIMTGHLDPASIHTSVYLPVFMPILLPILVLFLPVLDMCLAIVRRLSKGQSPMHPDRMHLHHRMLRIGHSVQGAVLILWGWAALISFGSIMILFFKAQYVLIGMAIAAVILTVLTMFPYLVRRWLEIQKFEGEAPLVEQPAEKAPTIRGAQHGAPSEESFDNPDAKSGTAVNIAGNATDYSDESVN; encoded by the coding sequence GTGAGAGTCTACCTGTTCATCGCCGCGATCGCGGGAGGGGCCACATGGCTGGTCACCCCCCTCGTGCGGCATCTGGCCATCGAGCTGGGGGCCGTGGGGGAGGTGCGCGCCCGCGACGTGCACACCGTGCCCACGCCCCGCATGGGTGGCCTCGCCATGCTCATCGGGCTGATCGTCTCGGTGCTTTTCGCCAGCAAGATGCCTTTGATTTCGGGGCTGTTCGTCGGCTCGCACCAGGCTTGGATCGTGTTGGCCGGGGCCGTGCTGATCTGCCTGCTTGGCATCGCCGATGACCTGTGGGACCTCGATTGGATGCTCAAACTTGCCGGGCAGCTGCTCATATCCGTTTTCGTGGCCTGGGGCGGCGTGCAGATCATCTTCCTGCCGTTCGGCTCGCTGGTCACGGCTTCGCCGAGCATCTCCATGGCCATCACCGCATTCCTCATCGTCGCCTCGATCAACGCGGTCAATTTCGTCGACGGCCTCGACGGCCTCTCCTCGGGCATCGTGGCGATTGGCGGCATCGCCTTCGGTGCCTACTCCTATATCCTCGCGCGCTCATCGCCGAGCTACGCCTCGATGGCCACCATGTTCGACATGGCGCTGGTGGGCATCTGCGTCGGCTTCCTTTTGCACAACTGGCATCCGGCCAAGCTCTTCATGGGCGATTCCGGCTCGATGCTCTTGGGCTACCTCATCACCTGCGCGTCGATCATCATGACCGGCCACCTCGACCCGGCCTCGATCCACACCAGCGTCTACCTGCCGGTGTTCATGCCAATCCTGCTGCCGATCCTCGTGCTCTTTCTGCCCGTGCTCGACATGTGCCTGGCCATCGTGCGCCGCCTGAGCAAGGGGCAGTCGCCGATGCACCCGGACCGCATGCACCTGCACCACCGCATGCTGCGCATCGGCCACAGCGTGCAGGGGGCGGTGCTCATCCTCTGGGGCTGGGCCGCGCTCATCTCCTTCGGCTCGATCATGATCCTCTTCTTCAAGGCGCAGTATGTGCTCATCGGCATGGCCATCGCCGCCGTCATCCTCACGGTGCTCACGATGTTCCCGTATCTGGTCCGGCGTTGGCTTGAGATTCAGAAGTTCGAGGGCGAGGCGCCCCTTGTCGAGCAACCGGCTGAGAAGGCCCCCACCATCCGTGGGGCGCAGCATGGTGCTCCGAGCGAGGAATCGTTCGATAATCCTGATGCGAAGTCTGGGACTGCGGTAAATATCGCGGGGAATGCCACTGATTATTCGGATGAAAGCGTCAATTGA
- a CDS encoding single-stranded DNA-binding protein: MAQQGVVTISGFVGADPQSFGKEGGPAACSFRIGCTPRYFNVTANEWRDRPTTWLTVKAFRMLAVNVLSSVHKGDPVVATGNLVTEEWTRDGTTHTKMVMEATSVGHDLSFGMSVFQRVKPGEKGAGGANGQGGQAKELSGQDANASGQVGNGSSASLAANSDQGATHETVGVGAKDGVGLDGSEGAGDDPWDGSPVLGPQEESAQRQPVSVG, translated from the coding sequence ATGGCGCAACAAGGTGTGGTGACGATTTCGGGATTTGTGGGTGCCGACCCGCAGAGTTTCGGCAAGGAGGGAGGTCCGGCCGCATGTTCGTTCAGGATTGGCTGCACCCCACGGTATTTCAACGTGACGGCCAACGAATGGCGTGACCGGCCGACCACATGGCTGACGGTCAAGGCGTTCCGCATGCTGGCGGTGAACGTGCTCTCCAGCGTGCACAAGGGCGACCCGGTGGTGGCCACGGGCAACCTGGTCACCGAGGAGTGGACCCGTGATGGCACGACGCACACCAAGATGGTGATGGAGGCGACGAGCGTCGGGCATGATCTGAGCTTCGGCATGTCGGTCTTTCAACGGGTCAAGCCCGGCGAGAAGGGCGCGGGCGGCGCGAACGGCCAAGGCGGGCAAGCCAAGGAGCTGAGCGGGCAGGATGCGAATGCTAGTGGGCAGGTTGGTAATGGCTCATCGGCATCTTTGGCAGCCAATTCGGACCAAGGCGCGACGCATGAGACCGTGGGTGTCGGGGCGAAAGACGGCGTAGGCCTCGATGGCAGTGAAGGGGCCGGCGACGATCCCTGGGATGGAAGCCCGGTGCTCGGTCCGCAGGAGGAGTCAGCTCAACGTCAGCCGGTATCCGTCGGTTAA
- a CDS encoding PIF1 family DEAD/DEAH box helicase has translation MKQAEALTILDAGANAFITGAPGAGKTYVLNEFIKLARARGASVAVTASTGIAATHINGQTIHSWSGVGVSQVMTEQLMKRIRSRRKRKIESADILVIDEVSMLPAWLFDMVDNVCRVLRHSPEPFGGLQVVLSGDFFQLPPVKKSFRRDDVPPSPEFLMSRQRYADAGKDADGFVTESLVWDELNPVVCYLTEQHRQDDGQLLTVLTDIREGGVTQEDHDVLAGRMGKSPAAGEVAVHLFPVNRQADTLNDLRLSQIHDETHEYHAESAGPANLIKRLKKNMLAPETLELKTGAAVMALRNDADHQYVNGSIGKVEGFVSEAKGGWPIVAFENGNTVTMKQASWEMMDGETVLASVKQVPLRCAWAITIHKSQGMTLDRAVMDLRRTFAPGMGYVALSRVENLDGLYLDDISERAFLVSPDAVLLDGKLRDNSKAACARLADEGSEAFTKQAAGQLPDDDDEFAQDELF, from the coding sequence ATGAAGCAGGCGGAGGCGCTGACGATTCTGGACGCGGGGGCGAACGCGTTCATCACCGGTGCGCCCGGTGCCGGCAAGACTTATGTACTCAACGAGTTCATCAAGTTGGCCCGCGCTCGCGGAGCCTCCGTTGCGGTCACCGCTTCCACTGGCATCGCCGCCACCCATATCAACGGGCAGACCATCCACTCGTGGAGTGGGGTCGGGGTCTCGCAGGTCATGACCGAGCAGCTGATGAAGCGCATCAGGTCGCGCCGCAAGCGCAAGATCGAGTCCGCCGACATCCTCGTCATCGATGAGGTGTCGATGCTGCCCGCATGGCTGTTCGATATGGTCGACAACGTCTGCCGCGTGCTGCGCCATAGCCCCGAGCCGTTCGGTGGCTTGCAGGTCGTGCTGTCCGGCGATTTCTTCCAGTTGCCGCCGGTCAAGAAGTCGTTCCGTCGCGACGACGTGCCGCCAAGCCCGGAATTCCTGATGTCACGCCAGCGTTACGCCGACGCGGGCAAGGACGCCGATGGCTTCGTCACCGAATCGTTGGTATGGGACGAGCTCAACCCGGTGGTCTGCTATCTCACCGAGCAGCACCGTCAGGACGACGGCCAGCTGCTGACGGTGCTCACTGACATCCGTGAGGGCGGCGTGACCCAGGAGGACCATGACGTGCTCGCCGGTCGCATGGGCAAGTCGCCAGCGGCGGGGGAGGTGGCCGTCCATCTTTTCCCGGTCAATCGCCAGGCCGACACGTTGAACGACCTTCGTCTCTCGCAGATTCACGATGAGACGCACGAGTACCACGCCGAATCCGCTGGTCCTGCCAATCTCATCAAACGACTCAAGAAGAACATGCTCGCCCCCGAGACGCTGGAGCTCAAAACGGGCGCCGCGGTCATGGCGCTGCGCAACGACGCCGACCACCAATATGTCAACGGATCCATCGGCAAGGTGGAAGGTTTCGTCTCCGAGGCCAAGGGCGGCTGGCCGATTGTCGCCTTCGAGAACGGCAACACGGTGACCATGAAGCAGGCGTCGTGGGAGATGATGGACGGCGAGACCGTGCTGGCCAGCGTCAAGCAGGTGCCGTTGCGCTGCGCGTGGGCCATCACCATCCACAAGTCCCAGGGCATGACGCTCGATCGCGCCGTGATGGATTTGCGCCGCACCTTCGCGCCGGGCATGGGCTACGTGGCGCTCTCGCGTGTGGAGAACCTCGACGGCCTTTACCTGGACGACATCAGTGAACGCGCGTTCCTCGTCTCACCCGACGCCGTGCTGCTCGACGGCAAGCTTCGCGACAACTCCAAGGCCGCCTGCGCCCGCCTCGCCGACGAGGGCAGCGAAGCCTTCACCAAGCAGGCCGCCGGCCAGCTACCCGACGACGATGACGAGTTCGCCCAGGACGAGCTGTTCTGA
- a CDS encoding L-threonylcarbamoyladenylate synthase yields MSEVCAINDENLAKAKEIVAGGGLVVLPTDTVYGIACDPFNERAISRIYEAKQRPRYKALQILLASVDDLDKLGLYLPVPLNRLAAAFLPGPFSPIAVAKADSKLCTLRREQNGARTQGVRVPNSNECLKTLRATGPLACSSANRSGQESAQTVEEAVAAFGDDVDLYLDGGATGGHVASTVVAADATERDGISIVREGVISEKTIREALHINGGSLGA; encoded by the coding sequence ATGAGCGAAGTATGCGCGATCAATGACGAGAACCTTGCGAAGGCCAAGGAAATCGTTGCCGGTGGCGGCCTGGTGGTGCTGCCCACCGACACGGTCTACGGCATCGCCTGCGACCCGTTCAACGAGCGTGCGATCTCGCGCATCTACGAGGCCAAGCAGCGCCCGAGGTACAAGGCCCTGCAGATCCTCCTCGCCTCCGTCGATGACCTTGACAAGCTGGGCCTGTATCTGCCCGTCCCGCTCAACCGTCTGGCCGCCGCGTTCCTGCCCGGCCCGTTCTCACCGATCGCCGTGGCCAAGGCGGATTCGAAACTGTGCACCTTGCGGCGGGAGCAGAACGGTGCCCGCACGCAGGGGGTACGCGTGCCCAATTCCAACGAGTGCCTCAAGACGTTGCGGGCCACCGGCCCCCTGGCCTGCTCCAGCGCGAATCGCAGCGGCCAGGAGAGCGCGCAGACCGTCGAGGAGGCGGTCGCGGCGTTCGGCGACGATGTGGACCTTTACCTTGACGGCGGTGCCACCGGTGGGCATGTGGCCAGCACCGTGGTCGCCGCCGACGCCACCGAGCGCGACGGCATCTCGATCGTGCGCGAGGGCGTGATCAGCGAGAAGACCATCCGCGAGGCGCTGCACATCAACGGCGGGAGCCTGGGCGCGTGA
- a CDS encoding XRE family transcriptional regulator: protein MASTEVTAIATRSGSWWAIEVPERPGLFTQVRRLDQVEAMVGDAAKALGEPVDSVHLEIKLGDERDDEMVSQLLEARDEAEKAQSKASALTRHTISSLRKRGFKLADIAKIIGLTTQRVSALQYS from the coding sequence ATGGCAAGCACTGAAGTCACCGCGATCGCGACTCGTTCCGGCTCATGGTGGGCCATCGAAGTGCCCGAACGGCCGGGGCTTTTCACCCAGGTCAGGCGTCTCGATCAGGTCGAGGCCATGGTCGGTGACGCCGCGAAAGCCTTGGGAGAGCCCGTCGATTCGGTCCATCTCGAGATCAAGCTCGGCGACGAGCGGGACGATGAGATGGTCAGCCAGCTGTTGGAGGCACGGGATGAGGCCGAAAAGGCTCAGAGCAAGGCCTCGGCGTTGACGCGTCACACCATATCATCGTTGCGCAAGCGTGGGTTCAAGCTGGCGGACATCGCCAAGATCATCGGCCTGACGACGCAACGGGTAAGTGCGCTCCAGTATTCGTGA